A single Corvus hawaiiensis isolate bCorHaw1 chromosome 26, bCorHaw1.pri.cur, whole genome shotgun sequence DNA region contains:
- the MSC gene encoding musculin: MSTGSGSEAEELPEMDLRALQLDYPPPPAKRQPRGELYPSGDNSSAAEEEEEEEEEEEEDGEGSCSAGPAGSGCKRKRARGGGPGGKKAASGPRGPPPEGKQSQRNAANARERARMRVLSKAFSRLKTSLPWVPPDTKLSKLDTLRLASSYIAHLRQLLQEDRYENGYVHPVNLTWPFVVSGRPDSDTKEVSTASRLCGTTA, encoded by the exons ATGTCCACGGGCTCCGGCAGCGAGGCGGAGGAGCTGCCCGAGATGGACCTGCGGGCGCTGCAGCTGGACtacccgccgccgccggccaAGCGCCAGCCCCGCGGCGAGCTCTACCCCTCGGGGGACAACTCCTcggcggcggaggaggaggaagaggaggaagaagaggaggaagaggacgGCGAGGGCAGCTgctcggcggggccggcgggcaGTGGCTGCAAGAGGAaacgggcgcggggcggcggccccgggggcaAGAAGGCGGCGTCGGGGCCGCGGGGGCCGCCGCCCGAGGGGAAGCAGTCCCAGCGCAACGCGGCCAACGCGCGGGAGCGGGCGCGGATGCGGGTGCTGAGCAAGGCGTTCTCCCGGCTGAAGACGAGCCTGCCCTGGGTGCCGCCCGACACCAAGCTCTCCAAGCTGGACACGCTGCGCCTGGCGTCCAGCTACATCGCCCACCTccggcagctcctgcaggaggaCCGCTACGAGAATGGCTACGTCCATCCCGTCAACCTG ACTTGGCCGTTTGTGGTTTCAGGAAGACCTGACTCTGACACCAAAGAAGTTTCTACTGCCAGCCGATTATGTGGAACTACTGCATAG